One part of the Asterias amurensis chromosome 11, ASM3211899v1 genome encodes these proteins:
- the LOC139943770 gene encoding uncharacterized protein, translating into MSRGSNRHVHYDEDVIAKKLHRSSRRQRRRRRVSRRAKIYGAAFLLALTGFFCLVPGTSLTVVAFTNGTNSRESILKLLGPVFGGVGVCLVGISIGLVCYAVIQKRRSRKNKELRHLGYHQDVDDNGYQGSSTKNVTLTAEVRLLDADKENSTLKLQHKLVPNHISTGSLRKGASHGGDVVSPSSTVTVDIIQPPPLVTVSMTGKGETASAVALGSPDVTKESFQTDLSYENTAEVFSMANSVSAGGEIGGAAAALAM; encoded by the exons ATGTCACGAGGGTCCAACAGACATGTTCACTATGACGAGGACGTCATTGCCAAGAAGCTCCATCGCAGCAGCAGgcgacaacgacgacgacgtcGTGTCAGCCGTCGTGCCAAGATCTACGGGGCTGCTTTCCTGCTGGCACTAACCGGGTTCTTCTGCCTCGTTCCGGGGACAAGTCTTACGGTTGTCGCCTTCACAAACGGGACAAACTCACGGGAGAGCATTTTGAAACTCTTGGGCCCAGTCTTCGGCGGAGTGGGTGTGTGCTTAGTAGGCATAAGCATCGGTTTGGTGTGCTATGCGGTTATCCAAAAACGCAGATCACGCAAGAATAAGGAACTCCGCCATCTTGGATACCATCAGGACGTTGATGATAATGGGTATCAAGGAAGTTCCACCAAGAATGTTACGTTGACTGCCGAGGTCCGCCTCCTTGATGCAGATAAAGAGAACAGCACTCTGAAACTTCAGCACAAGTTGGTTCCGAATCACATCAGTACCGGGAGTCTTCGTAAGGGCGCATCTCACGGCGGGGATGTGGTATCTCCTTCATCAACGGTCACTGTGGATATCATACAACCACCGCCTTTAGTGACTGTCAGTATGACAGGGAAAGGGGAAACCGCGTCTGCTGTTGCTTTAGGCTCCCCTGATGTTACGAAAGAAag TTTTCAGACTGACTTGAGTTATGAGAATACAGCTGAAGTTTTCAGCATGGCTAACAGCGTGTCTGCCGGTGGTGAAATAGGCGGTGCAGCGGCTGCACTAGCAATGTGA